A single genomic interval of Daucus carota subsp. sativus chromosome 1, DH1 v3.0, whole genome shotgun sequence harbors:
- the LOC108201493 gene encoding uncharacterized protein LOC108201493: MWNHAIKSYHTSAERSRNPLHYHPFVYMSSSSGASSNTALQERHQFSIPLGHNTMNHLSVSGVGDASNAYGPPKGYRKFDSGISSSTMSNNISYYKPDMVGSVSNISQLSGRGSVLKNDKGTNSVQVVKNPLVQNFENSNYALCINRGYFSSKDPVSTLSSKTTLSTASHIQPQGSNLGECRDKGERSSMPSSLCRQEKFNYVQYPEALRKTSRVTDTISKQECNHQFDSTVLSSNKRLDICSTSTKSLMPMSRKNYGSFPMLNNYQPAFGPLEEVQLSGANSSHIDKDTVSLKLSSTDAFASAGKGNRRKRVMPEIPDLNIALADLPDSEDVMENSDPSINRTKCSEKTSVHAVQPGSTSRGKKRCKTSSSGSILKSPSAQGMEESEDASGLISFGTKGLNLGDSHPREILNRSFRKFREGGLNKSGLTFSGKEVIMLDSDDGPASVTISRSSSKELIKVEKNIASDKNSKSQSAQGMEKTEDACGSNLFGTKSINLGESNPHEIASRSFRKLGEGGLNKSELTYAGKEIIVLDSDDDADDGPASVTFTRSSSKELMEVEKNIASDKTDKSPSAQRTAKTEEVTCLWPQNWPLYTSTVRLTGQENPEPSVVHNPHISHVASGSSREREVPRAVATDVIKSVSNKKQIEIQNKVQNNML, encoded by the exons ATGTGGAATCATGCAATAAAATCATATCATACTTCTGCTGAGAGATCTAGAAATCCGTTACATTATCACCCGTTCGTCTACATGTCATCTTCGTCAGGAGCCAGTTCCAATACAGCACTTCAAGAGCGGCACCAGTTTTCTATTCCTCTTGGTCATAATACTATGAATCACCTTTCAGTAAGTGGAGTGGGGGATGCATCTAACGCATATGGACCTCCCAAAGGATATAGAAAATTTGATTCTGGAATTTCTAGCTCCACAATGTCAAATAACATCAGTTATTATAAACCAGATATGGTAGGCTCAGTATCGAATATTTCTCAGTTAAGTGGGAGAGGGTCCGTTCTTAAAAATGACAAAGGCACCAACAGTGTGCAAGTAGTAAAGAATCCACTTGTGCAAAACTTCGAGAACAGTAATTATGCTCTATGTATTAATAGGGGATACTTCTCCTCAAAAGATCCAGTGTCTACTTTGTCGAGCAAAACTACACTCA GCACAGCATCTCACATTCAGCCCCAAGGATCTAATCTTGGAGAATGCAGAGACAAGGGAGAGAGAAGTTCAATGCCATCTTCActatgtagacaagaaaagttTAACTACGTACAGTACCCGGAAGCATTGAGAAAGACCTCAAGAGTTACTGATACAATTTCAAAACAAGAGTGTAATCACCAGTTTGACTCCACAGTGTTGTCCAGTAATAAAAGGCTAGATATCTGCTCAACTTCCACAAAATCATTGATGCCGATGTCAAGGAAGAATTATGGTTCTTTTCCGATGCTGAACAATTATCAGCCAGCTTTTGGTCCGCTGGAAGAAGTTCAACTTTCTG GTGCAAATTCTTCACACATAGACAAG GACACGGTCTCTTTAAAGTTATCTTCTACTGATGCATTTGCTTCAGCTGGAAAAGGAAATCGACGCAAACGTGTTATGCCCGAAATACCTGATTTAAACATAGCTCTTGCTGACCTTCCGGATTCCGAAGACGTGATGGAAAATTCAGACCCAAGCATTAACAGAACCAAGTGTTCAGAAAAGACTTCAGTCCATGCGGTGCAACCTGGTAGCACAAGCAGAGGAAAAAAGCGTTGCAAGACGAGTTCTTCTGGCTCAATATTAAAGTCTCCTTCTGCACAGGGAATGGAGGAATCTGAGGATGCTTCTGGCTTAATCTCCTTCGGAACAAAAGGCTTAAACTTGGGTGACAGCCATCCACGTGAAATACTTAACAGGTCTTTCAGAAAATTTAGGGAAGGTGGATTGAACAAGTCAGGACTGACATTTTCTGGTAAAGAAGTGATTATGCTAGATTCAGATGATGGTCCAGCCTCAGTAACGATCAGCAGATCCTCCTCAAAAGAACTGATTAAGGTAGAGAAGAACATTGCTTCAGACAAGAATTCCAAGTCTCAATCTGCACAGGGAATGGAGAAAACTGAGGATGCTTGTGGCTCAAATTTATTTGGGACTAAGAGCATAAACCTGGGTGAGAGCAATCCGCATGAGATAGCGAGCAGGTCATTTAGAAAGCTTGGGGAAGGTGGACTGAACAAGTCAGAACTGACATATGCTGGTAAAGAGATTATTGTGCTAGACTCGGacgatgatgctgatgatggtCCAGCCTCAGTAACGTTCACTAGGTCCTCCTCAAAAGAACTGATGGAGGTAGAGAAGAACATAGCCTCAGATAAGACTGACAAGTCTCCTTCTGCACAGAGAACGGCTAAAACTGAAGAAGTAACTTGTCTTTGGCCTCAGAATTGGCCTCTGTATACATCTACAGTTCGATTGACTGGACAGGAAAACCCTGAACCATCTGTAGTGCATAATCCACACATTTCTCATGTTGCTTCCGGGAGCAGCAGGGAAAGGGAAGTTCCACGCGCTGTTGCTACGGATGTGATCAAGAGTGtttctaataaaaaacaaatcGAGATTCAGAACAAGGTCCAGAATAATATGCTGTGA
- the LOC108205151 gene encoding uncharacterized protein LOC108205151, translating into MVKVFAVAKPLLNLQMKCYGMTSQIIEIEPGTKIKMLVPTALTKNNPKVTSKPAVMFLQGFATDGTFSWLSQVTAFASEYSVFVPDLLFFGGSMTDKPDRSLEFQAECLVKALRKFGVEKCSVVGLSYGATVGFKMAKLYPDLVDCVVASGTVVDLTESTSEACLKRMGYSSWSEFLMPESVKDLKAFLAMTNHKPPSMPDFVAKDFIKEFMVNRKERTELLQAWVVSDNEAVPCNYSQKIHLLWGEDDKVFNSEIAENIKQKLGGEATLEFVKEAGHLVQSDQATEYNNRVKKILSSLQKA; encoded by the exons ATGGTGAAAGTGTTTGCAGTAGCCAAGCCTCTGCTCAATCTCCAAATGAAATGCTACGGCATGACATCCCAGATCATTGAAATAGAACCAGGAACCAAGATCAAGATGTTAGTGCCCACTGCACTTACTAAAAACAATCCCAAGGTGACCAGCAAGCCTGCTGTGATGTTTCTACAAGGTTTCGCCACTGATGGAACCTTCTCATGGCTTTCCCAAGTCACTGCTTTCGCCAGTGAGTACTCTGTTTTCGTGCCTGACCTGCTTTTCTTTGGTGGCTCCATGACCGATAAGCCGGACAGATCACTTGAGTTTCAGGCTGAGTGTTTGGTCAAGGCCTTGAGGAAATTTGGGGTGGAGAAGTGTAGTGTTGTTGGGCTGAGCTATGGAGCTACTGTTGGGTTTAAAATGGCTAAATTGTACCCTGATTTGGTTGATTGTGTTGTGGCTAGTGGGACTGTGGTGGACTTGACTGAGTCGACTTCAGAAGCGTGTTTGAAGAGGATGGGGTATTCGAGCTGGTCGGAGTTTTTGATGCCTGAGTCTGTTAAGGATCTGAAAGCGTTTCTGGCAATGACTAATCATAAGCCCCCGTCGATGCCTGATTTTGTGGCCAAGGACTTTATCAAG GAATTCATGGTTAACAGAAAGGAGAGAACTGAACTTTTACAGGCTTGGGTGGTTAGTGACAATGAAGCTGTCCCTTGCAACTACAGCCAG AAAATCCATCTGCTATGGGGTGAAGATGACAAGGTTTTTAACTCAGAAATTGCTGAAAACATAAAACA GAAGTTAGGCGGTGAAGCTACTCTGGAATTTGTAAAAGAGGCAGGCCACCTTGTTCAGAGCGATCAGGCCACAGAGTACAACAATCGCGTCAAGAAAATACTTTCTTCCTTGCAAAAAGCTTAA
- the LOC108193545 gene encoding protein RER1A, with protein MEGVGGEGASATAPLNQWRRDVWKLFQFYLDKSTPHAVYRWVGTAVLAFLYALRCYYVQGFYVVSYGLGIYLLNLLIGFLSPLVDPELEPSNGPMLPTKGSDEFKPFIRRLPEFKFWYAITKAFCVAFLMTFFSMFDVPVFWPILLFYWLVLFLLTMKRQIMHMIKYKYVPFNIGKQKYKGKKPSGSGGSTSRGD; from the exons ATGGAAGGTGTTGGAGGTGAGGGTGCCTCTGCTACGGCACCTCTTAATCAGTGGAGACGTGATGTTTGGAAGCTCTTCCAGTTTTATTTGGACAAGTCTACTCCACACGCGGTTTATAGATGGGTTGGAACTGCAGTTTTAGCATTTCTTTATGCGCTGCGTTGTTATTATGTTCAAGGCTTCTACGTTGTTAGTTACGGGCTTGGGATCTATCTGCTGAACTTGTTGATTGGCTTTCTGTCTCCTCTTGTTGATCCAGAACTGGAACCTTCCAATGGGCCTATGTTGCCCACAAAAGGTTCTGATGAGTTCAAGCCTTTTATTCGCCGTCTTCCAGAGTTCAAGTTCTG GTATGCGATAACAAAAGCATTTTGTGTGGCATTTCTCATGACCTTCTTTTCTATGTTTGATGTACCTGTCTTTTGGCCTATATTACTATTTTACTGGCTGGTGCTGTTTCTCCTTACAATGAAGCGCCAAATTATGCACATGATTAAGTACAAATATGTCCCTTTCAACATCGGAAAGCAG AAGTACAAGGGGAAGAAGCCTTCAGGGAGCGGCGGAAGCACTTCCAGAGGAGATTGA